In Cicer arietinum cultivar CDC Frontier isolate Library 1 chromosome 7, Cicar.CDCFrontier_v2.0, whole genome shotgun sequence, a single window of DNA contains:
- the LOC101505486 gene encoding uncharacterized protein — MELWNKARSFAEEAAKRSQDLSLGAHKFSEIIAETTKEIAGQASKHFSEPDVDLDLNLNLESFGITDELREFVKGITVTTFRDFPLQDDTELSDVPAVSNIRQDLTDWQEKHANLVLSTVEEISKLRYELCPRVMKERKFWRIYFIIVNKHIAPYENRYMEDAKLKSSEQFKDYTMMEPLEIELTSNQKVKEVKKETKASNSSPQQDLDIFLLGDTGDSDDDPDDGDGGFDDDLDKLVESSDDDKEKS; from the exons ATGGAATTGTGGAACAAAGCTAGAAGCTTTGCAGAAGAAGCAGCGAAACGATCACAAGACCTATCCTTGGGTGCTCACAAATTCAGCGAAATCATAGCAGAAACCACTAAGGAGATCGCAGGGCAAGCTTCCAAACACTTTTCTGAACCTGATGTCGATCTCGATCTCAATCTCAATCTCGAGAGTTTCGGCATAACCGACGAATTGAGAGAGTTCGTTAAAGGAATCACCGTCACTACCTTCCGAGATTTCCCTCTTCAAG ATGATACGGAATTGTCTGATGTTCCTGCAGTTTCAAATATTAGGCAGGATCTAACTGACTGGCAGGAGAAACATGCCAATCTTGTTCTTTCTACTGTCGAG GAGATTTCAAAATTGAGATATGAGCTGTGTCCACGTGTCATGAAAGAGAGGAAGTTTTGgagaatatattttataattgtcaATAAACATATTGCACC CTATGAAAACCGCTACATGGAAGATGCTAAACTAAAATCATCCGAGCAATTTAAAGATTACACGATGATGGAACCATTAGAAATTGAACTGACCTCTAATCAAAAGGTTAAGGAAGTGAAAAAAGAGACCAAAGCATCAAATTCATCACCTCAGCAAGACTTGGATATATTTCTTCTGGGAGATACAGGAGACAGTGATGATGACCCAG ATGACGGTGATGGCGGTTTTGATGATGATTTGGACAAACTGGTAGAAAGTTCG GATGATGATAAAGAGAAATCATAG